A window of Strigops habroptila isolate Jane chromosome 5, bStrHab1.2.pri, whole genome shotgun sequence genomic DNA:
taaaaaataaaaaaattaaaaaaaaaaaaaatcagtgattgagaaaacattgcttttctttaagaCTGCAGCATTTTTGTCTCCAACACAACAACTGAAGTTACTGCCTCATAGTTTGTAAGCAGCCAAAGCAGCCAACTCATCCCTTTGTTGGTGTAATTGTCTGCTACACTCATCGTCATATGACTGTCTGGTTCTGGGCCCAAAAGCAACCGATGAGTTTTTTGCTTGTAATGACTGGAATCTAAGTCTGAAAGATGTGTGTAATTTTATATATCTGAATCATTTAACTGATTAATGAGTTAAAGGTCAATTATACATCATGCACCATGTAGCTATGATGTCTGTGTCTGAGAATCACAGGAATagggaaaaggcaaagaagagaaaggaaacacaaacaGATGAGCTGGCTGTCTTCAGATCTATGGCTTCAGTGTTTgctcaacagaagaaaattaaaacaaaacctcaagCACCAATTCCActgaaaaccaagcaaacagtAACTaagctttttgtttaaatttcatAATAATCCACATGCACATGTGTTTTGTTGCTGCAGCTCCACAAATAAACTGGATCATCAGTGCTAAGTTGTCTTTTGTCTTAACTTGCACCGACTGCCAGGTGGACAACAGCTGggattttctgcctttcacacTTCTTACTCTGTGCCTTTGGTTTTCCACAGTACACATGCACATGGAGAGAGGGGCATGGACATGTAAAAGAGGGAGACCCCACAAAAGAATGGAGGTTGGAGCAGGGACAAGTGGTCTTATATGCCACGAGAAGAAccaacaactgaaaaagaacCACTTGGATATTTGTTCTTGTTTAGAGCTGTTACAAACTCAGATGACCAGCTAAAATTTTTGCTAACTCTGGCAACAGCCAAACCTGCTCCAGATTAGACCaggtttagaaataaaatgaatgggGAAAAGCGGGGAGGACAATTAGCCAGATGCTGTGGACATACTGGGCTAGGACCAGCAGCTGCCCTGGCACTACTGCACTAAGACCAGAGCATCTCAGCAGGTTGCTCTGCACTCAGTCCAAAGCCCTAGAGCTCTACCCTAAATATGGCCTATCCCAACTCTATTACCAATCAGACCTCATTTGCTTCTACACTTTACCTCTGAAGCTAAGCCATACCTTGTGGTAGCCACAAGCTCCACCTAAGGAAGGCCCTGCAGGTGCATGTGCCACATATACCCAGGTTGTGCAAGGAAGTGCAGAAGTGCACTTGCAGCCTTGCATCCCAGGGTAGACATAGCTGTTAGAGCAAACCAAAGATCAAtagaacttttttttcagaACCACTATGGTTTTGCCCCACAGGGACTAAACAGAGGAGACTGAAGCAGATCCCTGGCACACAAACTACAGAGCTTCTCATGCAGGTCCCTCAACGCCCATCACTTTCACCTTTTTGGCACAGAAGGCATGATGCAAATATCTGCTAGTTTAGGGCAACCCCACTTTTCGCATGTACTGAACTGAGACAATACATTTTTCCTGCCATTTTGCCTGGTTACAGCAAGCATACAGGGCACTTCTTGACTCCTAGAAGTGCACTGCAGTATACCTAAAggctgtgtgtttctgtgggATCTCCTCAAGACAATAAATACAAGGAGAAACCTTAGAGTTGTCCCACCAACAAACTACAGTGCTTTAAGTTTGTAGTTCATGCAAATCACAGCACCTTGAACAGCTGTATGTACAGCTGGATTTAACCCCCAACCAAGCAGGCACGTGAATAAAGAATTGTAACTGTTGTGACTTGCACTGCTTTAATGGTCATCAGAGAAACAATAGTGATTAATTGGCACTTGTAAAAGCAACTAGAAGTAAAGTAAAAACAACACCTGATGGAAGATGGCATTTGATAACAATTACTGTGTTTAACTAATGACTGCAACCATTAAACAACGCTATTTCTTATTCAATTCCAGCTAGACAAATTTAAGCTATAAAAGtgatctttctttgaaaaacctCTGCCATGCAATTAGGTTAACCTATATATCTGTATCCAAGAGCTGAGGTCAAATTAGGACTATGATCGCTAGCCCTTTACCTAAATAAAAGCTGTATGTTTACATGTCTTAGCAGTGATTtcactgctctgcttctctTGTCAAAATACCCATGTCAGATTGCAGATGGCTGGTTGGTCTGTGGCACAAGACTTTTGGTGCTAGTAACCACAAATGATACAATCAGCATCCTTGTCACGATTGGAGCCGTCTATGCCTTGCTCGCCAAGCTCTTTGAGGAAGATGTTTAGCTGCTCAGTCTGAGTTTCAGCAAAGGCTAATGTGTGCAGACAGGTGCTGTTGGTGGAGAAATACGCAGATTCAGCTCCACTGATGGCCATCTCAGAGGCTGGAAAGAtcaaagatgacaaaaaaagaaaaaaattaaaaaccaaaacccccaagcaGTTGAATTACTTAGCTGAGATCTGTCCTGATATTTAAACAAGCACCATTTACCAGACTAAAGACTTCAACTTGGAATAAAAGTGCCTAGATGATTGTTTTGGGGAAGCCTTGGGAAACAACTGCTTTAGCAACAAGACACTGTTaacaatattttccattaaacaTAGGAAAGATAGGTTGGCCCTTTTGTGTATCTATATGCacatctatttttaaactaagGCAACAACAACGGAGTCAGACAGCCTGCTTCAGGACACAGATTGCTCAATGAATGCAATGAGAGCAGTCTTAAAACCCTTGGGCTGCCACATGAaaaaggcagcactgctggctaGAGACCAGCTGCTGGGTTTTATTGTATGTACATACAGTGAATAGTGCAGGTGTTGGCCCATTCTACTGAGGTTCTTCAAGTCCTGTTGCAAGATAAAGACCAGTTTTATGTTTCACTGCCGTCAGGAGGATCACACAGACCTCATTCAGCACAGGGTTGTGCTAGGATGATACCtatttactgttaaaaaaaaaggtgcatcATCCCACAGACATTGCTTACATGTCTTGTGTGCTACCCCAAACCGAAACAGCAATGCTCAGGCCTTCGTGTTAGTTTTAAAGCTAACATGATTTCTTGTTTAGCAGTTTCCAGCCCAGCACTAGCTCTCACAATGTCACACAGGCCAAGGTTGTCACACATGCCAAGAAAAGAGacacttctctttcttccttttttttaaacaaaacagacagAGACTCCTGTCTCTGTGACTACATGTGTCTGAGAAACACTCACGGTTACAAACAGCCAGTGCTTTTCCCCCAGCAAGCTGTGTTGTCCAGGAAAAACCGGTGCTGCTGCCACATACTTCATACAGTCTACTTCTTCTGAGGAATTGGAAGTCATAACCCTTGGTAAACACAGAtggtgaaaaaaacaaacagtgtCTTAGGCTACATCATGGTAACCGTAAGGTGAAGAAACATTTAGCCAGTGAAGGTCTAGACAAATACTACaacctctccctgccctgggggagaaaaaaaaaaaagtataacaAGGAAAATTATGCATTACACAATAAACACTTGTACGTTACTTAATAGATGCAGCAATATTGCAGCAGTAAAACATGAATGTTACCTTGTTGCACATGGGTTTGCAGTACTGAGCATTGTCAATGGTGGTACACACCAGCCCGCCATTTCTAGGGGCTAGTGGGAGTGGGCAGGGAGGAAGCTGCTTGCAAACTTTTAAGAggattagaaagaaaaaaagagagtgagAGAACAACCTATCAGAGTGCAAGTGAGTATAAAAGTCTGtcatccctcccttcccaagCAGACCACAGGCATACTCATTGACCCAGGCATGGGTGATAACTGCCCTCTAGCTAGTTTTGTCAAAGTAAGCttttacatttgtttaaaacctttctttcttttttttttttggcaacaCCCAATTTTCCCATCACTTGTCACTGTGATAACAAAGCCCCTGTCAGCCCCAGTTACACTTTAAAAGTGGCATTTGAATTCACAGCACTGGCATTCAGTGTTATTGCAGAAAAAACTAtccaaatatttctttggaaaacatgACCCACTCCCAGACACAAAAGAGGCTCCTGCCGGAGGGCAGAGCAGGTCTTGCTGTCTCTATGCTTCTGCACTGTAGCTCAGCATTGAAGGCTGGGCTGTGGGGATGTTGGGACCCCAGGCGATGGTGCTGCCGTGCCTCCCAGATGCCTGCCAGCCCAGTGGTTAAGCACCCTTGCTTTGCTGAGGTGCCTTTTATCTTATTCTTTGTCGCCTTCAAGACATGCAGACACTTAGCTTGCTCTGACTGTAGGTAAAGAAATTTTCTTAGTGCTTCCCCACTGCCACTTTGTTCAACATCCAGCAAAGAGGAGTATCACTTCAGGAGGGGCCTCACATTTCTCTTGAGCAGGGCGCAGGAGATCAAGTGTTTCTTGCAGTGTCCAAACAAGGAAATTGATTGAAGATTTTTTACCCTCAGGGATCATTTCATGAAAACAGTTTGAATATTTCTGTGGAGttagggaagaaaacagctaaGTTGAAGAGGAAAGGACTTTGAATTAATTTATGAAAGTggaaattttttaatttttttttttaatgaagaacaaGAAATGTCTTGAAAATGATCTAGCTGTAAGTAACACTAGTTTCCCCACAATGTTTTTGgaagaaatcaaacaaatttttttaaaaaaacagtggTTAGATAGGGGTTTTTCATTATGTTGAGTTCTAGAGGGAGGATTGgtgtgggttggggttttttcttataCATAAAAAGATGCCTTTATAAACAACTGTATGTAACTTCTTTCTGTATGAAACATTAGGTTGTTATTCTTATCTGATGAATGCTGATATCTCACAGACTTTCTCTGTGTCTGCAAAAATAGATATTTGTGAACACTTTCCTGCAATTTGACTGGGTATTGCTGTATACCTGTATAAATAGCTTTCACTCCATCCATGTGTGTCTGTACACATATGTGCCTACTGCAGAGCCGTGCTAAACTCCACAACCAAAATACCAGTGCATGCCACCGTTGTAACAGACACCAGCCACTTTGAAATCACACACAtgcaagaaaaagagcaagtCAAATTTTCAGTGGCAGCTGCTGAAGCAGTAGCCAGCAATGGCTAACTCTGCTTCTCAGGCTGGAGCCTGCAGAAGTATTGTTGAAAATGATGGACATCAgccatagaaataaaataatataattaaaatctCTGGGGGAAAAAACTCAGACACCTGGGAGAATACATTCTTTACCATTTCTGCCATATTCAAGGGTCACTGTCTCATCACTCCCTTATGACAGGTGTATCCCTTAGAAGACAGACTCGTAAAACATAGGTTGTCAGCTGACTGGCTttacttgtatttaaaatgtctagaactttatatttgaaataataaatagaagAGATTGAAAACAGCATTATGCTTGTAAAACAAAAGACATAACTGTTTATGTTCAAGTCACTTTTTATATCCGgagcaaagcaaaactggaaaatacaCCTAAAAAGACTATATTTTTGActagcagcagcagggccaagATATAAGTCAAGTGACACTGATCTTTTTTTGCTCTGCTATCTTACTCCCCTCCAGGCCATGAACTGTTGTTTCGAGCCATGCACCACCAAAGCAATATGCAAGTTGTGCTCGGGCTGCACAGGCACACACGGTGGGGCCCTGCTCCTCCCCACCACGACCACAGACTGTGCATGCAAAGCAGGACCTGGGCTGGCTGATGCAGCCACCCTCTTACCTTAAGACTCTCATTGACATCATCTATGGTTGCACTTTTACATTCATTTGGATTAGCAAAAGCTCCAATTTCAGTAAGACCTAAAAGACAAACAGAAGCAGGTTAATAATCCTTCCCAACACATGAACAAACCCCAGATATCACATAACAGCACTTGTTTATGGTAATTGTGCCACTATTCTGCAGCCCTAGTGCTACTTTGTATACCTTTGATGATCGGGGCTCAAATATGAATAAACTGTGCAAAGGCTGATTTATTCTAAACAGTTAGCAAGCTGATTGCCTGCCTGCTTGTGGCCACCCAGGGCTGGGTTTCCAAGTGGGATGCTTCATTTCTCTAAGACAGACACTATTTAAATAATTGTGAGTCATATTCAGGAATGGTGTATCTTACCTGCAAGAAGCACTGCTAAACTTATAAAAACCAGTGTTTTCCAGAGTGGGCGGGAGctgaacagcattttttctgCAGGAGACCAGGGGCTAGTTACTTGTTGCTTGTGGAGCCTAAGAGCTGAATCAGTGGAGTTAGGTACGAGGCTGCACGTCTGTGCGTCACTGGTTGTTTACAGTGTGCCTTGCTCCAAGGCAGTGTTGTGATAAGGCATTGGGGGATACACATATTGCCCAACTTGCTGGGAAGCCAGCGGAGATTTCGCCAGCATGGTTTTGGGAGGGCAAGGGGAGGTCTCTCGATACAGCATTGAGGCAGTCTGACTTTCAGATTAACTGGTTTACTGTAAACATATTTAGTGAATGCACACTCTTGAATGCTATTGCTCTCTCCCCTTCTGTCTgtgtctgtttctctttctcacacacacattATACATTCATATAGAGGACATAATTATGCCTTACCTACGGGGCTCAACCCTGTATCTCATGCTTCAAGAGAAAGCTCAGAACATCAGATGATGGCTAAACTGATTTGGAGCAAGGGGATGTGCTCTATATCCTGTAGCAGCCAGAGTTTATCTACTTGGTAAGGAGAGCAGGTTACCATTTCCAACTTCTGGGTTATTAAATACAGACTAAccaaagcagcaacagcagcacaaagggaaagaaaaaaaagtcccaaGAACACAAACCTACTTTCTGTGTATTATATCACCAACTGCATACCTGCTCTCTGTGTGCATGCTGGATTAGCAGCTTCATGGTATTTCTATTTGtaggtttgagggttttttaaatggtgCCATGAATTTGACTTGCTTATATCCATTTATGGGAAAAACTGAATTGCCACAGAAGTTCAATTATTTCTACCCTATACATTCAGTAGCAGATTAAGACAATTACCCAGATAACACTCATGTGCTTGGGGTGTGACTGACCGTCTCTGTAAAACGCAGGTTTCAGAGTCATGGCCTTTCACCCAGCAGCCTATCACACACCCCCCACTTCCAAGTCTCCACACTGACCTCGCCTGCCCACCCAACCAACAAGACACACATGCTCCCTCTCCAACAACCTCTGCAATGGTTGTAATTGTCaccaccagagcagagctgttcaCTTTGTCTGCagatgtttgtttttattgagACAGGACATTCTGCTTTCATGCTATGTTATGGAACACATTTATTTATACAGCCCTTTTCCAggtatctttttatttatttttcattcacttgCTTCTGCTAGTTGTAGCATAACACATTATGAGCAGGAGATTCTGAAGAAGTGGCAAGGCTTCCATCACATCAACGAAGATTGCCGTCTTACGTCAGCTCAGGGAAGTCTTGATAAACAGGAATGTGCAGGACTGTAACACTTCTACAAAACAGTTCTATGGCAGCATGTATGGTGACTTCCCTGTTATTAGTAATAAAATGCCTTTGTAGATATGTTACTGATAACTAAAAGTTCATTAGGACGTCTTTCGTAATGAAGGCCAAGGTTTATATTTCTAGGCAGACTGATAGGACCTGGCTCCAAGCAGTTTACATTTTTGAAGTTGACACACAcaactctttcttctttcaagatGAGCAATACGCAGTAGGGAAAACTGTCCCTGTGAAATTTTTGCCAATAAAATTCTTTAAGATGATGCAGCTGcactttcagatatttttctgccAATCTATATCCAGATATCCAAAGAGGGCCACTGATTAATGCTCTAAGTCCAGGAGAGGGTTACACATAAACCTACTATTTGTTCATCTCCTCTTTCACATCATTAATAAAGTGGAGCAACTTCTGGCTTGAACGgaagtttgtgtgtttgtgacATACTTGAAGAGAATGAATGGCACCTTTTCTTTCATGATCATCACAGGCACTCTCCATCTCAACATCTGTTTGGAAGACACTGTTCAAAGGAATCCAAAAGAGTTTAGTTAGGAGAGAAACATGGGGTGGCAGCATTTCTCCAGGGTAAAAGGTTTAACAGGATGCCGCTTATGCCACAAGGCTAGGATTAAGTGACTTTTGGGGGCCACATGTACGTAACCCTTGTGTTGCAGGATTACCTTCATCCTTTTTGCCTATTGACAAACCAAACTGATCAGAGAGCATAAATGCGATCTCAACACCCTCCCAGTTTAAACAAACCTGGGATTAATCCACTGTCCTTTGCAAAAAGTAGTTGTCCTCAGTCTAGGTCATATTCAATCCATCATGGACATCACTATCTGCAACAGGAGTAACAGGGTGTCGGTACCCAGATTTAGTAGCCGAATACTGACAAAAACAGGGACATGCTTTCGGCACAGACTGGCTCCCACAGCTGTGGGACATACAGCCATCTAGTGGCTCGTTCTTCGGTGAGACACCACTGGACAGGGTAGTGGTCCAAATTTTAACCTCATGCTATACATTATTTCTATgcactttattttattctacAAAACATCAAACCCAGTAAGCCATGCAATAAACCTGACATTTTGGGAACAAAAATTATGAGAGAATACTGAATAGCATAAACctaagagttaaaaataaaaaactaatgCTTTTTCACCAAGTCTCGATTAATTACAAGGACTAAACAGAGATCACACAGGTAGTGAAAGATAAAGTTGTATCACAGTTCCAAAATCTAATAAAATTCAATTATCTTGGCAAACTAAAATCCTTCAAGAGTGTAAGAGGCTGAGTTGAGATGGACATTATACTgtagcactaaaaaaaaatagaaaaagaagcatCTTTACATATACGGtaggaaaaagctttttattcaaTGATTGATGTTTTATAGGAGAACACTTATGTTTCAAAAACACAGGTAATTGAAACACAACAGTAACAGCACATATTCAGTGAAGGTGATTTAAATATTACCTATATGTTAACATCTTCTACAGAAGAGGCTAAAATACAGTTATGTGATATTCAGCCTTCTCCTATCAAAGCAACCCCCAGCTGTATGCAATGCAAACTCCAGTAAGGAAATCGGACCCCAGAATTTCCCCTTGTCTAATTAGAAGCAAGAGATCTGCTGATCCTTAGTCAGAGTTGGGAAAGTCGTCTCGCCTTTGCCCACGAAAGGTTTGAGGTTCAGCCATTGGTTTGCGTACCTGAGTCATACTTTGCCTTTATCAAAAGAACCAACAGAGCAGCAATAAAAAGTAAACTGTATTTTGTTGTCTtatgctgattaaaaaaaacagactGTCCTTTATATCTTAGATAACGAAAGACACTGAGGGCTAAAAATAATCAATTTCCAAGAAaatatcattttctttctttccatttaaaatctaaaattcCTTTTGTTGAACACAAAGCTGTCAGATGTGATTTTTGGAAGCATCCTCATAATTAGTGGactcctcttcctttttgttttcaacgGGTGACTGCTAATATCAAAACACAAGTTTTTTAGGCACCTCCCATGAGAATTCATTTCTTCCAAAGTGACCATAACAGGCAGTCTTCTGGTAAATGGGCTTTTTTAGGTCCAAATCCCTGTGTGTATAATAAAAAGTAGAGAAAATTCTTCACATTAAGATACTTCATGCTAACTACCATTAAAATCCTGATGTTTATATCCATTTCACACCCTTAGTCAAGCAGGCATATTCTGGAGACGCAAGCATACCAGTGAACATGTCCAACAGAGAACAATAAAAGTGACAACAAAACTTAAATGTTTAGTTAGAAGTTAAAAGTACTTTAGGCCTCAGGAAAAGACTATTATTAAGAATTACtaattttaatgagaaagatgaaataacTTTCGATTCCTTTTGTAAAACACaatgtatattttttcatgtaaagtAACTTCAAATTATTGGAAtacaaaagttattttatttgaattccACATACTATATCAGGCCAAAATGCTGAAAGTATATGTTTCATATGAAACTTGAAAAGTACATCTGCTATCTTAAAAGATATGGCACACTGGTAGATGCATAGAAAGTATCAACTGTGAAGATTGACAGAATAACAGAAAGTCTCTTTTATACCGCATGGAACAATTCTATGCTAGTTCAAGAGGCTGCTCTTACATTGTAACATCTAATGGTTTTGCAATAAATCATTTCTAGGATGTGATCaccaagatatttttctttttgtgtgtttctgtacCTGACAATGACTCCAGGTCGAAGATCAAAGTTTTTGTGCACAATGTCCAGcaattctttctctgtttttttggAAGTTCCATAAGTGAACAGTGAAATAGACAGTGGATGCGCAACCCCAATGGCATAAGAAACCTATGGCAAAAAAGATCACATATTTAGCAAATAAACATGGCAGCTCAGTTGGCAGCAGTATTCAACAGAAGAAAGTATTCATCTTAGGAGAACTAAGACCTCTCTTTCACTTCCCCCATTTGCAAAATCtgtaggtgaaaaaaaaaaaaaaaaaaagaaaactttggaaATCCTGAGGTCTCTGGGTAACTTTCTTCCCTATTATCCAGTCAAACCACATTCATTTCCATGACAGTGTCAGAGGGTTTAGGGCTGCAGAATAACAGccaataaaatgaaagctaaatgAAAAGTTCCAGCTTCAAGAAGGTAGGCTGTGACGCTAAAATGGTCTTGAAGCAAGCACATCAGGGTCTTCCATTCTTCAACCCCAAGTCATCACCAAGACTGCTTCTACTAGTGTCTTGTATGATGTTTATTCAAGGTaaacttgaaaaggaaaaacctttCTGAGAAAAGCAACATGCACAGCAAACCATACCTGAACCAGAACACGGCGACAGAGCCCGGCTGTCACAAGAGACTTGGCCACCCAACGGGCTGCGTACGCAGCTGATCGGTCCACCTTCGTATAGTCTTTGCCAGAAAAGGCACCGCCTCCATGGGCTCCCCAGCCACCGTAAGTATCCACAATGATCTTTCGACCAGTAACACCAGCATCACCCTGAATCCATAAAAGAATTTGTCCATTCTACAACTATTTTATTATAAGTCTTAAACAAGGTTATGCATTCTTCAGAAGACTACAACAACGTGTAAGTAAGTTCACCAAATATGGATTGCTACGGGGTAGCTGAAGGAATTAACTTGTCTCACCAAGGACAACAGTGGCTATAAATGTTCTTTGAAGACAGATTCATAAGATAAACCATTCAATTTGGTAATTGTGTTTAGTAATCAAGCAAATAGGTCTACACCGAGATAGCTAGAGCATGCACTGCCTGTTTCAAAAGTAAATATTCCAGACAATATGGAAACTTTGGCTTAGAAGTGACGTATCTAACACATCCAAACAATggagaatatttttaacaaactaTGTGCCATATAGGAACCACTGGGAGATTTTACactgttaaaaattaataaataaatgaaaatcaggCTTTCATATCTTTTGGTCAAAATCTGAAGTTGTGGGAATATTAAGTAGTAGATGTCTTTTTCATATTTACCATCAAAAGGTATGTCAGTGCTGTTATACATCATTACATAGAGGCTGGCATCTAATACTTTCAGTGCCACTTCCAATGCTGAAATATTCCTAGTCTAATTTGAACTATACACAAAAGGTGTGGAGTAGCAGGCAGTTATAGGTAATTGAGAAAGAAGGACTActtcttttcaagaaaagatACTTACAGATGaatattctaaaatattaaataaggaAGTGCAGATAACCTTCTAGCTGCCTACACAGCTATCCTGATTGCTCCTCACAACTACttgatattttcatttgatCTTGGTTAGCTGATCAGTACCTGACTAAATGTCTGACCCTCCAGTTTCTAGAAGTTTAAGCTTTCTGGTGTGAATGGAAATATGGTCACATTCGAAATTCAGTCCCCACCTGTGCAGGCAGGTTTGAAATTCTCTACAGAATATCATGTCAGTAAAATTCAACTGCTGGAATGTTTGCACAGCAAACACAAGTGGAGAGTCAAAGTTTTTCTTAGAAAGACCTTGCAtatacacagaagaaaacctttGGCACTGTTTATTCCTGTCTGCTAAAAAAGCAGTGAGATATAAATCTGAACAGCAGATAGTTGAGCTTGTTTAAAGGATCCTGTCCTTGGGTTCTTCTACTTGACTCAAACCTTAGTTTGTGATGAAATTCTGCTGATGAATTtcaggtgaaaggaaaaagaaacaaaccaccCCTCGTTTTAAAGTTGGTGAAAGAGcacaaatacatttgtaaaACGTGTGGAAGCCACTTTTGCGACAAGCTGTAATGTCCTTACAGTACCAGCTGGTGTTGCTGTTGGGAAAATGGTGGCAGGAGCAAAAGTACTAATTTTGCCATAGCCAGAATTCAAGGTGCCACCGTGCTCAAAAATGTAAAGTGAAAATCACAAGTGAAATACATGTGTCTTCCTGAATGAACTGAGCTGTAGACTAAGACAGCCTTCTATAGCTAGcgctgttaaaaataaaactgagtaaTACTCTTATGAAAAGAGTTCAAGATGaaaaagataaggaaagaaatagttattttctgtttgccacAATGCTATTGTAAATTGCACAAGAGATTATAGCAGTTGTAAGGCCATGGCTACATGGCCACAGGCAGATTGACCCATACTAAGTAAACTTATCACAGGTTTAAAAACTTGCAAATAGTCTGCAACGtgcctgtgtttgtgtgtgcaaaCATGAACAATCTAGTTCCACTAGAAGAACTGAAAAGGTATTCCTGGTTGGCTTACTATATGTAATTagattgcatttttaaatgggTGCAGTTCAGTGCATACCTGAAAATTTTCATATGTGTagtcttctttttgtttgaagCTATGATTGCTGCATTAGTTCATTTGCCTCAAATTACAGCTCAAATTGCATCTCTATTTGTCTATAGTATAGGATGTCAATGATACACAAAATTATAGTGATACAACCAATTCAACtacacaaaaccaaattttttGTATAATCATTATTATAATGATTAATCTCAACACCTTCCTACTTGTTTAATGGCACTAATGTAAAAAAGACTCAGcacattagaaatatttctgacaaATTCCAGTAAACGAATGAATTTGAAcagtaaaggaaaaacaatgtcTACTTGGAACTGTTGTAAAATTGGACCTAATTTCAGTAAGAAGCTTTGAAATTTTGCTGTGATAGTTCCGAAGGGAACTGAAAACACTGGGAGTGgtgaatttgttttcaaaaactaAATCTCATTAATCCTGATCCTACAGACAGTGGACTTTCTGCCTGACCTCTGTGAGC
This region includes:
- the LOC115607975 gene encoding uncharacterized protein LOC115607975, with product MLFSSRPLWKTLVFISLAVLLAGLTEIGAFANPNECKSATIDDVNESLKKYSNCFHEMIPEGKKSSINFLVWTLQETLDLLRPAQEKFCKQLPPCPLPLAPRNGGLVCTTIDNAQYCKPMCNKGYDFQFLRRSRLYEVCGSSTGFSWTTQLAGGKALAVCNPSEMAISGAESAYFSTNSTCLHTLAFAETQTEQLNIFLKELGEQGIDGSNRDKDADCIICGY